One window of Mesorhizobium sp. PAMC28654 genomic DNA carries:
- a CDS encoding SRPBCC family protein: MNQIAPVKDEHSVIHSTFTIERTYPQSPERVFFAFADKSMVRQWRIEGDGFAIAEFSFDFRVGGSEVSRFSYAGGPEIRLDAQFQDIVPGQRIVFSYRMAIGPQPLSASLTTVELTPSGEGTRLTYTEQGAFFDGADSVQGREEGTRGLLEALAAHLQKSK; encoded by the coding sequence ATGAACCAGATCGCCCCCGTGAAAGACGAGCATTCCGTCATCCACTCCACCTTCACCATCGAGCGGACCTATCCGCAATCGCCCGAACGCGTTTTCTTCGCCTTCGCCGACAAGTCAATGGTGCGGCAATGGCGGATCGAAGGCGATGGTTTTGCGATCGCCGAATTCAGCTTCGACTTTCGTGTCGGCGGCAGCGAGGTGTCACGCTTCAGCTATGCCGGCGGACCGGAGATCAGGCTCGACGCGCAGTTCCAGGACATCGTGCCCGGCCAGCGCATCGTATTCTCCTACAGGATGGCGATCGGGCCTCAGCCGCTGTCGGCGTCGCTGACCACGGTCGAACTGACCCCGTCGGGAGAGGGCACACGCCTGACCTATACCGAACAGGGTGCCTTTTTCGATGGCGCCGATTCGGTGCAAGGGCGCGAGGAGGGCACCCGGGGCCTGCTCGAAGCGCTTGCCGCCCATCTGCAGAAATCGAAATAG
- a CDS encoding ArsR/SmtB family transcription factor — MLNYSEIDSILRALVEPTRRQILERLGRGPATVSQLAEPFGMTFAAVLQHLQALEACGLIRSEKIGRVRTCRIEPGGLAPLADWIAERRIPAERHLDRLGQILAETDPSTPRNQNQEKDEKQ; from the coding sequence ATGCTTAACTATTCCGAGATCGACAGCATCCTTCGCGCTCTCGTCGAGCCCACGCGCCGCCAGATCCTGGAAAGGTTGGGCCGCGGACCGGCCACCGTCAGCCAGTTGGCGGAACCGTTCGGCATGACCTTCGCCGCCGTTCTGCAACATCTGCAGGCGCTGGAGGCCTGCGGGCTGATCCGCAGCGAAAAGATCGGGCGGGTGCGAACCTGCCGGATCGAGCCGGGCGGGCTTGCTCCGCTCGCCGACTGGATCGCGGAGCGCCGCATACCGGCGGAACGGCACCTCGACCGTCTTGGCCAGATTCTGGCCGAGACAGACCCATCAACCCCGAGAAATCAGAACCAGGAAAAGGACGAAAAGCAATGA